The segment AGATACGGGTGCCCCCGGACAGACGGATGCGGTTTTCCATTTCGGTTAAAATCCGCCGGCCTAATCCAAGCCCCTGAAACTTCGGGTTGACCGCCATCCAGTACAGATCATAGCTGGACACCGTACAGGCGATAGGCCCATAGGACCCGTAGCCGATCAGCTGCCCCCGGTATCGGGCCATGACAAAATAATATCCGCTTTTATCGCCTTTATCCAGTCGTTCCTGAATCAGTTCGACGGCCACATCCACTTCCGCCGGATAGAAAAAATCCGTGCTGCTCACCAGCTGGCGGACCTGTTTGATATCTTCGATTCCCGGTTCGTATTCGAACAGAATCTGATCCAGGGGCAGTTCTGCAGTTTTGCCGGCAGCCGGCAGCCGATCTTTACACTCCGGTCCGGAATCCGTTGGAAAAGCGGCTGCCAATATCCGTTCCACGGCTGATTCAAATGAAATGCCCGCCCGGTTAAGGGCGGCGGCAAAACCAGCGTCCGGAGAGATACAGGGGTTGGTGTTGACTTCCAGAATCCAGGGCTGGCCCTGAGCATCTATGCGAAAATCCACCCGGGCATATCCGCTGAGGTGAAATTCATGCCAGCAGCGTATCGCAAGGTTGCGGAGTGTTTCCAGCAAAGCGGTATCTTCGGTTGGAAAATCAAACCGTCGGGGTGTGTGATTATATTCAAAGGAATCCTCCTCCCATTTGGCCCGGTAATCGACAATTCTGGGTTTTTCTTCAGCGTACCCCTCGAACAGGATTTCTGCCGGCGGAAGCACCACAGCCGATTCGCCGTCCTGTAAAAGCGACAGATTAAACTCCCGGCCATCGATATAGGCTTCGGCAAAAGCCGAACCACCGAGGCAGGGGGCGCGCTCGCAGACAAGGGATCTGACTTCGCATGGCCTTCCGGTGACGATGGACGTTTCGTCCAGTCCTGCGGAGGCGTGTTCCCAAAGTGATTTGATGATCCATTGACCGGGTGAATCCTGCGGTTCCAATTTCATATGACTGCTGCTGTCCTGAGGACAGGGTCCGATCCACGCCGGAGTCGGCAGGCCGGCGTGGGCCATGACCGATTTTGCCATGGTTTTATGAGAGGTTGTCAGCAGGGCGGTCGCCGGGCAGCCGGTGAAGGCCGTGTTCATGGCCTCCATCAAGCAGGGCGCCAGATGAAGAAACCGGCCGCTGCCGTCCAGAGATTCTACCAGATTAAAGACAGCGTCAGGCTTCATTGCCTTGAGCGTGTTACGCAAAGCGGACAGGTTCAAATCACAGGCAATGGCTGTCGGCTCATGGCCAAGGGATTTTAAGGCCTCTGACACCGCATCGACCTGCATTAAGACATCCCGCTCATCCAGGCTGCTGTGTTCTGTCACGGCTTGATGCAATATAACGATACGCATGGGGTTTGTCCTCAATCCTTTCCGGTTTTAATCCGAGTAGCCGCCGATGATAGTATCCGCTCGATCAAACTGACATAGGTAATATTCAGAAGGGAGCATAAAATCAGCAGATCCGAATGTTTTGGATTCAGTCCGGCCAGCGGATTCACCTCCAGAAAACCGGGCTGTCCTGCATCATCGCATCGCACGTCCACACGTCCCCCGTCCCGGCATTCCAGTACTTTCCAGGCATTCAGGGCCAGGGCTTCAGCCTCCTGAACGGATCGATCCCCTTCGGGTGTTGCCAGCCGGTATCGAACAAGCTTTTCATACTTTACCTTGTTGTGGTATGAATATACCGATTTTTCCGCATCCTCGAGCAAGAGGATCTCCATGGTTCCCAGTACGGTTGCCTTGGAGCCCGTGCCGATGATTCCAACGGTAAATTCCCTTCCTGTAAGACAGCGTTCGACGATAACCGGCTGTCGATATTCGCAAATCATTTCCTTGCAGATCCGGGCCAGATCCTCTTTGCGATTGACCACGGATTTGGACGAGATTCCCTTGCTGGAGCCCTCGGCAACCGGTTTGACAAAATACGGGGGCGGGAAAATATCCAGGGATGCATCATCGGCAGCGGTGACAACCCGGAAATCCGGGGTGCAAAGACCGGCATCGCGAACAACCCGCTTGGTCAACGCCTTATGCAGGGTCAGGCTCATCACCAGAGGATCGGAAAAGGTATAGGGAATATCGTACATGTCCAGAAGGGCCGGCACCTGGGCTTCCCTTCCGATTCCGTGAAGTCCTTCACAGATGTTGAACACCATATCCCATCGGTGGCCCTGCGCCAGGAGTTTTACCAGCTGACGGGCATTTCCGATGCGGATGCATTCATGCCCAAGCTGATTGAGTGTGGCTTCCAGCGCATCGATTGTATCATCCCGATCGAATTCTGCTGTCTCTTCTTCCCCAAATCCCATGGCGAGATATTCGGAGCGAAGATCATAAGTCAATCCGATAATCATGTTTATTGTCTCCGTTAGTTAAAAATTTGACGCAACCATATTGAGGGCCCCGGCAAAAACAAATGGCACCGCCTTGAAGACGGAGAAAAATTCCGCCCATGTGCACACATTTAATTTTTGTCGAGGCCATTGAAACGGTCCGGAAGAGGAACCCTCAGGACCGTGATAATATCCAGCCTTCAGTTTTATGATCAGTGCAATTGAATGTCCGTGGTGTGCGGTTGAGGATCCGGATAGCTGTAAATCTTGTTTTCAAAATTGCGAAGCATCAGTGAGTCGCCCTCTCTGCCCCTGGTATAATCCGGCATCAAGGGAATCTTACCGCCGCCTCCCGGTGCATCGATGACATACGTTGGAACGGCATAGCCGGTAGTAAAGCCCCGGAGTCCCTCGATGATTTCCAGGCCTTTTTCAACCGGGGTACGAAAATGTCCGGAACCGGAGATCGGATCGCATTGATAAAGGTAGTAAGGTCTGACCCGCATCATCATCAGGTTGTGTACCAGCTCTTTCATGATCTCGACTGAATCGTTGATTCCCTTGAGCAGTACGGTCTGTGAGCCCATGGGGATTCCTGCATCTGCCAGCGTCGCGCAGGCTTTGGCTGCCTCAGGCGTGCACTCTTCCGGATGAGTAAAATGAATGCTCATCCATAAGGGATGATATCGTCGAAGCATCCGTACCAGCTTGGGGGTGATGCGCTGGGGTAACACTGCAGGCACTTTGGTACCGATGCGGATGATCTCGACATGCGGAATCTGACGTAACCTC is part of the Desulfobacterales bacterium genome and harbors:
- a CDS encoding ATP-grasp domain-containing protein, whose product is MIIGLTYDLRSEYLAMGFGEEETAEFDRDDTIDALEATLNQLGHECIRIGNARQLVKLLAQGHRWDMVFNICEGLHGIGREAQVPALLDMYDIPYTFSDPLVMSLTLHKALTKRVVRDAGLCTPDFRVVTAADDASLDIFPPPYFVKPVAEGSSKGISSKSVVNRKEDLARICKEMICEYRQPVIVERCLTGREFTVGIIGTGSKATVLGTMEILLLEDAEKSVYSYHNKVKYEKLVRYRLATPEGDRSVQEAEALALNAWKVLECRDGGRVDVRCDDAGQPGFLEVNPLAGLNPKHSDLLILCSLLNITYVSLIERILSSAATRIKTGKD
- a CDS encoding GNAT family N-acetyltransferase, with protein sequence MRIVILHQAVTEHSSLDERDVLMQVDAVSEALKSLGHEPTAIACDLNLSALRNTLKAMKPDAVFNLVESLDGSGRFLHLAPCLMEAMNTAFTGCPATALLTTSHKTMAKSVMAHAGLPTPAWIGPCPQDSSSHMKLEPQDSPGQWIIKSLWEHASAGLDETSIVTGRPCEVRSLVCERAPCLGGSAFAEAYIDGREFNLSLLQDGESAVVLPPAEILFEGYAEEKPRIVDYRAKWEEDSFEYNHTPRRFDFPTEDTALLETLRNLAIRCWHEFHLSGYARVDFRIDAQGQPWILEVNTNPCISPDAGFAAALNRAGISFESAVERILAAAFPTDSGPECKDRLPAAGKTAELPLDQILFEYEPGIEDIKQVRQLVSSTDFFYPAEVDVAVELIQERLDKGDKSGYYFVMARYRGQLIGYGSYGPIACTVSSYDLYWMAVNPKFQGLGLGRRILTEMENRIRLSGGTRIYIETSNRQQYESTRAFYERCGYRTESIIEDFYAPGDGRAIYGKVLPHEPQRATPGSDL